A region of Diospyros lotus cultivar Yz01 chromosome 3, ASM1463336v1, whole genome shotgun sequence DNA encodes the following proteins:
- the LOC127796258 gene encoding uncharacterized protein LOC127796258 — MACFHWAQPSVRHSPSSPQTLASRSPSPSPKRRSFADGALVSHYIHGMNRSALFGQKFYRSKSSLYPKTIKRVCRASLEAFSDEEFSKQIRELAARFQISNDDEHNNLNSDSVADSADIIRRIDFAASQRQFDPLEPPDWAARETILASIERRANSVELPLSLRMIKRKKQWQEGFREAGESACCSFKKAFSSMVFIIRELHSFALRMREKHFYEDLQEILLRVQKEMNASFVWLFQQVFSHTPTLMVYVMILLANYSVYSMTNNAAAGASLPPASVFQSQIQSHEEHKFDSRAAKTFSVSSSSGKTTSIGGSNGGGGKFRPVASGTDGDGRSDGSQNSLNFPGTIVPNESIGNASTREDKSVSGQEMGGQELRLWNSIMDEVKAMQTGSRDDLLDQETVRRFVSPVTAKIESDDYADYFRTELLYQSVLAREPYNPLLLANYAQFLYLVARNYDRAEEYFKRAVEAEPPDAEAMSKYGSFLWEVRKDTWAAEERFLEAISADPSNTYYAANYAHFLWNTGGDDTCFPVETNPA; from the exons ATGGCCTGTTTCCATTGGGCGCAGCCCTCTGTTCGTCACTCGCCTTCCTCTCCTCAAACCCTAGCTTCTAGATCTCCATCTCCATCCCCGAAGCGACGTAGCTTCGCCGACGGAGCTCTCGTCTCCCATTACATTCACGGAATGAACCGGTCGGCTCTTTTTGGACAAAAATTCTATCGCTCTAAATCTTCTCTTTACCCCAAAACGATCAAACGAGTTTGCAGAGCCAGCCTGGAGGCATTCTCCGACGAAGAATTCTCGAAACAGATTCGAGAATTGGCCGCCAGATTCCAGATATCCAATGATGATGAGCATAATAACTTGAATTCAGACTCCGTCGCTGATTCTGCAGATATTATTCGGCGCATCGACTTTGCGGCGAGTCAAAGACAGTTTGATCCGCTAGAGCCTCCGGATTGGGCGGCGAGGGAAACGATTCTGGCGAGCATCGAGCGAAGAGCGAACAGCGTGGAGCTACCGCTTTCGCTGCGGAtgataaagaggaagaagcagTGGCAGGAAGGCTTCAGAGAAGCCGGCGAATCCGCTTGTTGCTCCTTCAAGAAGGCGTTCTCCTCGATGGTGTTCATAATTAGGGAGCTACATAGCTTCGCTCTACGGATGAGAGAGAAGCATTTCTACGAAGATTTGCAAGAGATTTTGCTTCGCGTACAGAAGGAAATGAACGCCTCCTTCGTCTGGTTGTTTCAGCAAGTTTTCTCTCACACCCCAACGCTAATGGTTTACGTGATGATTCTGCTGGCAAATTACAGTGTCTATTCCATGACCAATAACGCCGCCGCCGGGGCGTCCCTGCCGCCGGCTTCTGTATTTCAGAGCCAGATTCAAAGCCACGAGGAACACAAGTTTGATTCTCGGGCGGCCAAGACGTTTTCGGTGTCGTCTTCGAGCGGGAAGACAACCTCAATCGGCGGAAGCAATGGCGGGGGCGGGAAGTTCCGGCCGGTGGCGAGCGGCACAGACGGCGATGGCCGGTCTGATGGCTCCCAAAATTCGCTTAATTTCCCCGGGACCATAGTTCCCAACGAATCCATCGGCAACGCATCAACGAGGGAAGACAAGTCGGTTTCGGGACAAGAAATGGGGGGACAGGAATTGAGATTGTGGAATTCCATTATGGATGAAGTTAAAGCAATGCAAACCGGTTCGAGAGACGATTTGTTGGATCAAGAAACCGTTCGGAGGTTTGTTTCGCCGGTGACGGCCAAGATTGAATCAGATGACTATGCAGATTACTTCAGAACCGAACTTCTGTATCAATCTGTTCTGGCTCGAGAGCCCTATAATCCTCTCCTCCTCGCCAATTACGCTCAGTTCCTCTACCTCGTCGCTCGCAACTACGATAG GGCGGAGGAGTACTTCAAGAGAGCGGTGGAGGCTGAGCCGCCGGACGCGGAGGCGATGAGCAAGTACGGGAGCTTCCTGTGGGAGGTCAGGAAGGACACGTGGGCCGCCGAGGAGAGGTTTCTGGAAGCGATCTCCGCCGATCCCAGCAACACCTATTACGCCGCTAACTACGCTCACTTCCTCTGGAACACCGGCGGCGACGACACCTGTTTTCCCGTCGAAACCAACCCagcttaa
- the LOC127798026 gene encoding 60S acidic ribosomal protein P0-like — protein MVTKPSKSERKSMYDGKLCKLLDSYTQILIVAADNVGSNQLQNIRKGLRGDSIVLMGKNTMMKRSIRAHAEKTGNKDFLSLVPHLVDNVGLIFTKGDLKEVSDEVGKHKVGAPARVGLIAPIDVVVPPGNTGLDPSQTSFFQVLNIPTKINKGTVEIITPVELIKKGEKVGSSESALLSKLGIKPFSYGLVVLSVYDNGSVFSPEVLYLTDDDLVAKFAAGLSMVSSLSLALSYPSLAAAPHMFINGYKNVLAVSVETDYSYPQAEEVKEYLKDPSKFAVAAVPADAASSAAAPAAAAAEEKEEPAEESDDEPIFSLFDE, from the exons ATGGTGACCAAACCCTCAAAGTCAGAGAGGAAGAGCATGTACGACGGGAAGCTGTGCAAGCTTCTCGACAGCTACACTCAGATCCTGATCGTCGCGGCCGATAACGTCGGATCCAATCAGCTTCAGAACATTCGCAAGGGACTGCGCGGGGACTCGATCGTTCTGATGGGTAAGAACACTATGATGAAGCGTTCCATTAGGGCTCACGCTGAGAAGACAGGCAACAAAGATTTCCTCAGTCTCGTTCCCCATCTCGTG GATAATGTGGGTTTGATTTTTACCAAGGGAGATCTGAAGGAAGTGAGTGATGAGGTTGGCAAGCATAAG GTAGGAGCTCCTGCACGTGTTGGGCTTATTGCTCCAATTGATGTGGTTGTGCCCCCTGGAAACACTGGGCTGGATCCTTCTCAGACCTCCTTCTTTCAG GTGCTTAACATTCCAACCAAGATTAACAAAGGCACGGTTGAAATCATAACTCCCGTGGAGCTCATAAAGAAAGGTGAGAAGGTGGGCTCTTCTGAGTCTGCCCTTCTCTCCAAGCTGGGGATAAAGCCATTTTCGTACGGTCTGGTAGTCCTCTCCGTGTATGACAATGGCTCAGTCTTCAGCCCAGAGGTGCTTTATCTGACAGACGACGATCTGGTTGCGAAATTTGCTGCTGGATTATCCATGGTTTCGTCCCTATCACTGGCTCTTTCTTACCCATCACTTGCAGCTGCGCCGCACATGTTCATCAATGGCTACAAGAACGTTCTGGCTGTTTCTGTAGAAACAGACTATTCCTACCCTCAGGCTGAGGAAGTGAAGGAGTACTTAAAG GATCCAAGCAAATTTGCTGTTGCTGCTGTTCCAGCGGATGCTGCTAGTTCTGCTGCTGCcccagctgctgctgctgccgaGGAGAAGGAAGAACCGGCTGAGGAGTCGGATGATGAACCAATCTTCAGCTTGTTTGATGAATGA